In the genome of Rhodoplanes sp. Z2-YC6860, one region contains:
- the greA gene encoding transcription elongation factor GreA: protein MNTLPMTSAGYIALQQELKDRLHVKRPDIVARLQQAMRDDVNLTENSDYQAAVADQAANENRIAELEDKLTRAEVIDLSKLSGDVVRFGATVTVLDEDSHVKRTWQIVGEPEADARCGRISVSSPTARAFMGKSRGDSVEVHAPAGVRSYTIKNVEWPDALRSA, encoded by the coding sequence ATGAATACGTTGCCGATGACTTCAGCGGGATACATAGCTCTTCAGCAAGAGCTGAAAGATCGGCTCCATGTAAAGCGACCAGATATTGTCGCGCGTCTCCAACAAGCCATGAGAGACGACGTAAACCTCACCGAAAACTCCGATTACCAAGCCGCAGTTGCGGATCAGGCCGCAAACGAGAACCGCATTGCTGAGCTTGAGGACAAGCTTACGCGGGCCGAGGTGATCGACCTCTCGAAGCTGTCGGGCGATGTTGTCAGGTTCGGTGCGACCGTCACCGTTTTGGACGAAGATAGCCATGTCAAAAGGACTTGGCAGATTGTCGGGGAGCCAGAGGCGGATGCGAGGTGCGGAAGAATTTCCGTGTCCTCACCCACGGCACGCGCTTTCATGGGAAAAAGCCGCGGCGACTCTGTCGAAGTGCACGCTCCTGCCGGCGTTCGATCATACACGATCAAGAACGTCGAGTGGCCCGACGCGCTGCGAAGCGCGTAG
- a CDS encoding IS1182 family transposase, whose product MKRFVEGTARGQSTLFPECLEDWIGEDNPVRVIDVFVDELDLAELGFDGVAPEVTGRPAYHPSVLLKLYIYGYLNRVQSSRRLEREAGRNVEAMWLTGRLVPDHKTIADFRKDNGGAIRQVCARFIALCRVMGLLTDPSVAIDGSKFKAVNNRDKNFTRAKMERRMAQIEESVARYLQQLDTADRHEPSEALQSKTNRLKDKIAKLREQMQNLGELRAQMLAAPDQQISLTDPDSRSMATSGRGSGVVGYNVQVAVETKHHLIITHEVTNVGTDRSQLSTMAKAAKATLGVESLDAVADRGYFSSEEILACEDAGITVTLPKPMTSGIIAKGRFGKQDFRYVAEQDVYICPAGESLPYRYTNEEHGMLLRRYWTNACQGCAIKQTCTSGKERRITRWEHEHVLEAVQRRLDEHPEKMRQRRETVEHPFGTIKARMGATHFLMKTLPRVASEMALHVLAYNMTRAMSIMGVRPLMAAIRV is encoded by the coding sequence ATGAAGCGCTTCGTTGAGGGGACGGCTCGCGGGCAAAGCACGCTTTTTCCCGAATGCTTGGAAGACTGGATCGGCGAGGACAATCCGGTTCGTGTGATCGATGTCTTTGTTGATGAGCTCGATCTGGCGGAGCTGGGATTTGACGGGGTTGCGCCGGAGGTCACCGGCCGGCCGGCGTATCATCCGTCTGTCCTGCTGAAGCTCTACATCTACGGCTATCTCAATCGGGTTCAGTCGAGCCGACGGCTGGAGCGCGAGGCTGGGCGTAACGTTGAAGCGATGTGGCTAACGGGTCGGCTGGTGCCTGATCACAAGACGATTGCCGACTTCCGCAAGGACAATGGCGGCGCGATCCGCCAGGTCTGTGCCCGGTTCATAGCGCTTTGCCGCGTCATGGGGCTGTTGACGGACCCCAGCGTGGCAATCGACGGCAGCAAGTTCAAGGCCGTGAATAACCGGGACAAGAACTTCACGCGCGCCAAAATGGAGCGGCGCATGGCGCAAATCGAGGAGAGCGTTGCCCGCTATCTACAACAGCTTGATACCGCCGACCGGCATGAGCCATCAGAGGCACTCCAAAGCAAGACGAACCGTCTGAAAGACAAGATCGCGAAGCTGAGGGAGCAGATGCAGAATCTCGGGGAACTCCGGGCGCAGATGCTGGCGGCTCCGGATCAACAGATATCACTGACCGATCCTGACTCTCGCTCAATGGCGACCAGCGGCCGAGGGTCTGGGGTCGTCGGCTACAACGTTCAGGTTGCCGTGGAGACCAAGCATCATCTGATCATTACGCATGAGGTGACCAACGTCGGAACCGACCGATCGCAGCTCTCGACCATGGCGAAGGCCGCGAAGGCGACATTGGGAGTAGAGAGCCTCGATGCGGTCGCTGACCGCGGCTACTTCAGCAGCGAAGAGATCCTGGCCTGCGAGGATGCCGGCATCACGGTCACGCTGCCCAAGCCGATGACCTCAGGCATCATTGCCAAGGGGCGTTTCGGCAAACAGGACTTCCGCTACGTGGCCGAGCAGGACGTTTACATCTGTCCGGCCGGGGAAAGCTTGCCTTACCGCTACACCAACGAAGAACATGGAATGCTCCTGCGCCGCTATTGGACCAATGCCTGCCAGGGCTGCGCCATCAAGCAGACTTGCACCAGCGGCAAGGAGCGACGCATCACCCGATGGGAACACGAGCATGTTCTCGAAGCCGTGCAGCGTCGGCTCGACGAGCACCCAGAGAAAATGCGCCAGCGTCGCGAGACGGTCGAACACCCATTTGGCACGATCAAAGCCCGGATGGGCGCCACCCACTTCCTGATGAAGACGCTGCCACGGGTCGCTTCAGAGATGGCGCTGCATGTCCTGGCCTACAACATGACGAGGGCGATGAGCATCATGGGCGTCCGGCCGCTGATGGCCGCGATCAGGGTATAG